In one window of Polaromonas naphthalenivorans CJ2 DNA:
- the malQ gene encoding 4-alpha-glucanotransferase, whose protein sequence is MTFPRASGVLLHPTSLPGPHGCGDLGPAAYHFVDWLVTAKQRLWQILPLGGIGPGNSPYMSSSAFAGNLLLIDLAELQQHGWLDEADLLPDAGFSDARVHFGAVVPWRMARLEKAAASFAHNISAADQVDYADFCLHHAVWLEDYALFMTLAELHGGRDWCDWPAPLARRAPQALQDASAAHAERIAFWKFGQWCFYRQWKKLRAHANERGVKIVGDAPIFIAFQSAEVWARQELFELDADGRATVIAGVPPDFFSATGQRWGNPLYRWSAHADEGYAWWIERVRRIFELVDIVRIDHFRGFAGYWEIPASEPNAIRGRWLPGPGPALFHAIEAALGELPIIAEDLGVITPDVDALRHEFSLPGMRILQFAFGEDGANDNTNAYLPHNFERNTVVYTGTHDNNTTQGWWAEASPALRQYVLDYLGTGDGHDIHWQLIRAACASVADTAIHPLQDVLGLGAEHRMNLPGQGEGYWEWRFGWDQVQPFHAERLARLGSLYRRE, encoded by the coding sequence ATGACCTTTCCCCGCGCCAGCGGCGTGCTGCTGCACCCCACCTCCCTGCCCGGCCCGCACGGCTGTGGCGACCTCGGACCGGCCGCTTATCACTTCGTGGACTGGCTGGTGACGGCGAAGCAGAGGCTCTGGCAGATCCTGCCGCTGGGCGGCATCGGCCCCGGCAACTCGCCCTACATGAGCAGTTCGGCCTTTGCCGGCAACCTGCTGCTGATCGACCTGGCCGAGCTGCAGCAGCACGGCTGGCTCGATGAAGCCGATTTGCTGCCCGACGCCGGCTTCAGCGATGCCCGCGTTCATTTCGGCGCCGTCGTGCCGTGGCGCATGGCGCGGCTTGAAAAAGCCGCAGCAAGCTTTGCGCACAACATCAGCGCCGCCGACCAGGTGGACTACGCGGACTTTTGCCTGCACCACGCCGTCTGGCTGGAGGACTACGCCCTGTTCATGACGCTGGCCGAACTCCACGGCGGGCGCGACTGGTGCGACTGGCCCGCGCCGCTGGCCCGCCGCGCGCCGCAGGCCCTGCAGGATGCCAGCGCCGCGCATGCCGAACGCATCGCCTTCTGGAAATTCGGCCAGTGGTGTTTTTACCGGCAATGGAAAAAACTGCGCGCCCATGCCAACGAGCGTGGCGTGAAGATCGTCGGCGACGCGCCCATCTTCATCGCCTTCCAGAGCGCCGAAGTCTGGGCGCGCCAGGAATTGTTCGAACTCGATGCCGATGGCCGGGCAACGGTCATCGCCGGCGTGCCGCCCGATTTCTTCAGCGCCACCGGCCAGCGCTGGGGCAACCCGCTGTACCGCTGGAGCGCCCATGCGGACGAGGGCTATGCCTGGTGGATCGAGCGCGTGCGGCGCATTTTCGAGCTGGTGGACATCGTTCGCATCGACCATTTCCGGGGCTTTGCCGGCTACTGGGAAATCCCGGCCAGCGAGCCCAACGCCATCCGGGGGCGCTGGCTGCCCGGCCCCGGCCCGGCGCTGTTCCATGCCATCGAAGCCGCCCTGGGCGAGTTGCCCATCATTGCCGAAGACCTCGGCGTCATCACGCCCGACGTGGACGCATTGCGCCATGAATTCAGCCTGCCCGGCATGCGCATCCTGCAGTTCGCCTTTGGCGAGGATGGCGCCAACGACAACACCAACGCCTACCTGCCGCACAACTTCGAGCGCAACACCGTCGTCTATACCGGCACGCACGACAACAACACCACGCAAGGCTGGTGGGCTGAAGCCTCGCCCGCCCTGCGCCAATACGTGCTGGACTACCTGGGCACGGGCGACGGCCACGACATCCACTGGCAACTGATCCGCGCCGCCTGCGCCAGCGTCGCCGACACCGCGATCCACCCGCTGCAGGATGTGCTGGGCCTGGGCGCCGAGCACCGCATGAACCTGCCCGGCCAGGGCGAAGGTTACTGGGAATGGCGCTTTGGCTGGGACCAGGTGCAGCCCTTCCATGCCGAACGGCTGGCCCGGCTGGGCAGCCTGTACCGGCGCGAATGA
- the glgX gene encoding glycogen debranching protein GlgX, whose product MDRLKPVLLPGRPWPLGATWDGYGVNFAVFSAHAQAMALCLFDEAGTLETSRLMLPAHTDDVWHGYLIGAAPGLIYGLRADGLWRPDRGHRFNPHKLLLDPYAREVVGDFEWRDEHFGADRQHPLHMDTRDNAALALKSRVVHDSFDWEGDQPPCIALQDTVLYELHVKGFSRLNPQVPEALRGSYAGLAHPASLAHLQRLGVTSVSLLPVHQALDEERLAGMGLTNYWGYNTLAFFAASPRLACGQDGLTPRDEFRAMVKTLHAQSIEVLLDVVFNHSAESDGTGPTLSFRGLDNASYYRHPPESPAAFENHSGCGNTLDIRQPRVLQLVMDSLRYWVSEMHVDGFRFDLAPVLGRGDHGFEPGGAFFTAVAQDPVLSQVKMIAEPWDIGPGGYQVGGFPRGWLEWNDHFRDVMRGFWLQDDDTARSRGDFALRLCASSDLYQRRNRAPSVSVNYVVSHDGFTLRDLVSYNERHNEANGEDNRDGHGHNLSSNCGIEGETDDPQVNELRGRLQRALLATTLLAQGTPMLCAGDELGHSQRGNNNPYCQDNEITWIDWTQADGDLIDFTAWVLSLRRQLLPFGNHWYSGLSDTLGLHDLSWLHSSGQALQGQAWQGNSERVLGCLIGRPGRARAPLLLLVNPDADEHDFMLPAGVWQAVLDTAHPRGLTRWHGQGEAPLRLSAHSLMLLVAAGTVLTF is encoded by the coding sequence ATGGACCGCTTGAAACCCGTCCTGCTGCCCGGCCGGCCCTGGCCGCTGGGCGCCACCTGGGACGGCTACGGCGTGAACTTCGCGGTGTTTTCGGCGCACGCGCAGGCCATGGCGCTGTGCCTGTTCGACGAGGCCGGCACGCTGGAGACCAGCCGCCTGATGCTGCCCGCGCACACCGACGATGTCTGGCACGGCTACCTGATTGGCGCCGCGCCCGGCCTGATCTACGGCCTGCGCGCCGACGGCCTGTGGCGGCCCGACCGGGGCCACCGCTTCAACCCCCACAAGCTGCTGCTCGACCCCTATGCCCGCGAGGTCGTCGGTGATTTCGAGTGGCGCGATGAACACTTCGGCGCCGACCGCCAGCATCCGCTGCACATGGACACGCGTGACAATGCCGCGCTGGCGCTTAAAAGCCGGGTGGTGCATGACAGTTTCGACTGGGAAGGCGACCAGCCGCCGTGCATTGCGCTGCAGGACACGGTGTTGTATGAGCTGCACGTCAAGGGCTTTTCCCGGCTGAACCCCCAGGTGCCCGAAGCGCTGCGCGGCAGCTATGCCGGGCTGGCCCATCCGGCGTCGCTGGCGCATCTGCAGCGCCTGGGCGTCACCAGCGTCAGCCTGCTGCCGGTTCACCAGGCGCTCGATGAAGAGCGGCTGGCCGGCATGGGCCTGACGAACTACTGGGGCTACAACACGCTGGCTTTCTTTGCGGCCAGCCCCCGGCTGGCGTGCGGCCAGGACGGACTGACACCGCGCGATGAGTTCCGCGCCATGGTCAAGACGCTGCATGCGCAGAGCATCGAGGTGCTGCTCGACGTGGTGTTCAACCACAGCGCCGAATCCGATGGCACCGGCCCGACCTTGAGCTTTCGCGGGCTCGACAACGCCAGCTACTACCGCCATCCGCCCGAGTCGCCCGCTGCCTTCGAGAACCACAGCGGCTGCGGCAACACGCTGGACATCCGCCAGCCCAGAGTCTTGCAACTGGTCATGGACAGCCTGCGCTACTGGGTCAGCGAGATGCATGTCGATGGTTTCAGGTTCGACCTGGCGCCGGTGCTGGGCCGGGGCGACCACGGCTTCGAGCCGGGCGGCGCCTTTTTTACCGCCGTGGCGCAGGATCCGGTGCTGTCGCAGGTGAAGATGATTGCCGAGCCCTGGGACATCGGCCCGGGCGGCTACCAGGTCGGCGGCTTTCCGCGCGGCTGGCTCGAATGGAACGACCATTTCCGCGACGTGATGCGCGGCTTCTGGCTGCAGGACGACGATACGGCCCGCTCGCGCGGCGATTTTGCGCTGCGCCTGTGCGCCTCGTCCGACCTCTACCAGCGGCGCAACCGCGCGCCCAGCGTGTCGGTCAATTACGTGGTGTCGCACGACGGCTTCACGCTGCGCGACCTGGTCAGCTACAACGAGCGCCACAACGAAGCCAACGGCGAGGACAACCGCGATGGCCACGGCCACAACCTGAGCAGCAACTGCGGCATTGAGGGCGAGACCGATGACCCGCAGGTCAATGAGCTGCGCGGCCGGTTGCAGCGCGCCCTGCTCGCCACCACCCTGCTGGCGCAAGGCACGCCGATGCTGTGCGCCGGCGACGAACTCGGCCACAGCCAGCGCGGCAACAACAACCCCTATTGCCAGGACAACGAAATCACCTGGATTGACTGGACGCAAGCCGACGGCGACCTGATCGACTTCACCGCCTGGGTGCTGTCGCTGCGCCGCCAGCTGCTGCCCTTCGGCAACCACTGGTACAGCGGTTTGAGTGACACGCTGGGCCTGCATGACCTGTCGTGGCTGCACAGCAGCGGCCAGGCCTTGCAGGGCCAGGCGTGGCAGGGCAACAGCGAGCGCGTGCTCGGCTGCCTGATCGGCCGGCCGGGCCGCGCCCGGGCGCCGCTGCTGCTGCTGGTCAACCCCGATGCCGACGAGCATGATTTCATGCTGCCCGCCGGCGTCTGGCAAGCCGTGCTCGACACCGCCCATCCGCGCGGCCTGACCCGCTGGCACGGCCAGGGCGAAGCGCCCCTGCGGCTGTCCGCCCACAGCCTGATGCTGCTGGTGGCGGCCGGCACCGTACTCACCTTTTGA
- the glgB gene encoding 1,4-alpha-glucan branching protein GlgB encodes MLNPQEIELICSARHGDPFSVLGPHAQDGGLSIRAFLPNARQVEVIDACSGHRLGMLEKHHPDGFFEGVLALQASAAYGLQVQWDNYQTALIEDPYRFGPVLGEVDVWLLSEGTHLRPYEILGANQRVMDGVAGTSFAVWAPHAARVSVVGDFNVWDGRRHPMRLRRECGVWEIFLPGVALGARYKFEILAADGQVLPARADPYARQAELRPATASIVAGMPALKPPSNERRQANALDAPMSIYEVHLGSWRRILDPASGWQRWLNWDELADQLVPYALDMGFTHLELLPVSEHPFDGSWGYQPVGLYAPTSRFGDADGLVRFIARCHASGIGVLLDWVPAHFPTDAHGLGNFDGTPLYEYADPREGFHNDWNTLIYNLGRTEVRNFLIGNALYWLERFDVDGLRVDAVASMLYRDYSRKPGEWIPNRHGGRENLETIDFLKRMNDIVVQERPQAVTMAEESTSFPGVSRPTTAGGLGFHYKWNMGWMHDTLQYMARDPVHRQHHQGEMTFGLAYAFSENFVLPISHDEVVHGKGSLLGKMPGDRWQQFANLRAYLGFMFGHPGKKLLFMGCEFAQLREWNHDQSLDWHLLDDPQHAGVQRLVRDLNQLYRATPALYQLDFVPAGFEWMDHQDAAHSVLAFIRRGLDARSFILVVCNFTPTVQTAYRVGVPQPGEYRERLNTDSAHYGGSNAGTPLGAATAEPVGWHGQPQSLLLNLPPLATVVFEWTA; translated from the coding sequence CCAACGCCCGGCAGGTCGAGGTGATTGATGCCTGCTCGGGCCATCGGCTCGGCATGCTTGAGAAACACCATCCCGACGGATTTTTCGAAGGCGTTCTGGCGCTGCAGGCATCAGCGGCTTACGGATTGCAGGTGCAGTGGGACAACTACCAGACGGCCCTGATTGAAGACCCCTACCGCTTCGGGCCGGTGCTGGGCGAGGTGGATGTCTGGCTGCTCAGCGAAGGCACGCACCTGCGGCCCTATGAGATTTTGGGCGCCAACCAGCGCGTGATGGACGGCGTGGCCGGCACCAGCTTTGCCGTGTGGGCGCCGCATGCCGCGCGCGTCAGCGTGGTGGGCGACTTCAATGTCTGGGACGGCCGGCGCCACCCGATGCGGCTGCGGCGCGAGTGCGGCGTCTGGGAGATTTTCCTGCCCGGCGTGGCGCTGGGCGCGCGCTACAAGTTTGAAATCCTCGCCGCCGATGGCCAGGTGCTGCCGGCCCGCGCCGACCCGTATGCGCGCCAAGCCGAATTGCGCCCGGCCACGGCCAGCATCGTGGCAGGCATGCCGGCGCTCAAGCCTCCTTCAAATGAACGCCGGCAAGCCAATGCGCTGGATGCGCCGATGAGCATCTACGAAGTCCACCTGGGTTCGTGGCGGCGCATCCTTGACCCGGCCAGCGGCTGGCAGCGCTGGCTGAACTGGGACGAACTCGCCGACCAGCTGGTGCCCTACGCGCTGGACATGGGTTTTACCCACCTTGAACTGCTGCCGGTCAGCGAACATCCGTTTGACGGCTCCTGGGGCTATCAGCCAGTCGGCCTGTATGCGCCCACGTCGCGTTTTGGCGATGCCGACGGCCTGGTGCGTTTCATCGCGCGCTGCCACGCGTCGGGCATCGGCGTGCTGCTCGACTGGGTGCCGGCGCACTTTCCGACCGACGCGCACGGGCTGGGCAATTTTGACGGCACGCCGCTGTACGAATACGCCGATCCGCGCGAAGGCTTTCACAACGACTGGAACACGCTGATCTACAACCTGGGCCGCACCGAGGTGCGCAACTTCCTGATCGGCAACGCGCTGTACTGGCTGGAGCGCTTCGATGTCGATGGCCTGCGCGTCGATGCGGTGGCGTCGATGCTCTACCGCGACTACAGCCGCAAGCCCGGCGAATGGATTCCCAACCGGCATGGCGGGCGCGAGAACCTGGAAACCATAGACTTCCTCAAGCGCATGAACGACATCGTTGTCCAGGAGCGGCCGCAAGCCGTCACCATGGCCGAAGAATCGACCTCGTTTCCCGGCGTGTCGCGCCCGACGACGGCCGGCGGCCTGGGTTTTCACTACAAGTGGAACATGGGCTGGATGCATGACACGCTGCAGTACATGGCGCGCGACCCGGTGCATCGCCAGCATCACCAGGGCGAAATGACGTTCGGCCTGGCCTATGCCTTCAGCGAAAACTTCGTGCTGCCGATCTCGCACGACGAGGTGGTGCATGGCAAGGGCTCGCTGCTGGGCAAGATGCCCGGCGACCGCTGGCAGCAGTTCGCCAACCTGCGCGCCTACCTGGGCTTCATGTTCGGCCACCCCGGCAAGAAGCTGCTGTTCATGGGCTGCGAATTCGCGCAGCTGCGCGAATGGAACCACGACCAGAGCCTGGACTGGCACCTGCTGGATGACCCGCAACACGCCGGCGTGCAGCGCCTGGTGCGCGACCTAAACCAGCTCTACCGCGCCACCCCGGCGCTGTACCAGCTCGACTTTGTACCTGCCGGTTTTGAGTGGATGGACCACCAGGATGCCGCGCATTCGGTGCTCGCCTTCATCCGGCGCGGCCTGGATGCACGGAGTTTTATTTTGGTGGTCTGCAACTTCACCCCCACCGTGCAGACGGCTTACCGCGTCGGCGTTCCCCAGCCCGGCGAATACCGCGAGCGGCTCAACACCGACTCGGCCCATTACGGCGGCAGCAATGCCGGCACGCCGCTGGGCGCCGCCACGGCGGAACCCGTGGGCTGGCACGGCCAGCCGCAGTCCCTTTTGCTGAACCTGCCGCCGCTGGCCACCGTGGTGTTCGAATGGACCGCTTGA